In Geminocystis sp. NIES-3709, a single genomic region encodes these proteins:
- a CDS encoding methyltransferase yields the protein MNSSQIPPHIQLMQMISGYWISQSIYVVSKLNIADLLRNKPLSCQELANLTNTNPSGLYRLMRSLASVGIFSEIDSQHFTMTPLAEYLCINHPQSMKATAIMLGESPHYQPWGKMLYSVETGKPAFDEVFGMDVFEYFKSHPQDAEIFENSMNSFSFIEEKAILSYYDFSPFNTIVDVGGGYGEMLGSILEKYPSSKGILFDEEYVISNCQPTLKKHGISNRCQAISGSFFDSIPSGGDVYMLKHIIHDWDDERAIKILKNCQDAMTHNSKILVMEMIVNDRNLPSSAKMLDLNMLVMCPGGKERTKEEFEQLFSQAGLILDHIIFTNEDICILEGIKM from the coding sequence ATGAATAGCTCTCAAATTCCTCCCCATATTCAGCTAATGCAAATGATTTCTGGTTATTGGATTTCGCAATCAATTTATGTAGTTAGTAAATTAAATATTGCTGATTTACTCAGAAATAAGCCTTTATCCTGTCAAGAGTTAGCTAACCTTACAAATACAAATCCTTCCGGATTGTATCGCTTAATGAGAAGTTTAGCCAGTGTCGGTATTTTTTCTGAAATTGACTCTCAACATTTTACGATGACTCCTTTAGCTGAGTATTTATGTATTAATCATCCTCAATCGATGAAAGCCACAGCTATTATGTTAGGAGAATCTCCTCACTATCAACCATGGGGAAAAATGTTATACAGTGTGGAAACAGGAAAACCAGCTTTTGACGAAGTTTTTGGTATGGATGTCTTTGAATATTTTAAGTCTCATCCTCAAGATGCAGAAATTTTTGAAAATTCCATGAATAGTTTTTCTTTTATTGAAGAAAAGGCGATTTTATCATATTATGATTTTTCCCCTTTTAACACGATCGTGGATGTAGGTGGTGGTTACGGTGAAATGTTAGGTTCAATATTAGAAAAATATCCTAGTAGTAAAGGTATTTTATTTGACGAAGAATATGTAATCAGTAACTGTCAACCAACCCTAAAAAAACACGGAATCTCTAACCGTTGTCAAGCTATCAGTGGAAGTTTTTTTGATTCCATACCATCAGGAGGAGATGTTTATATGTTAAAGCATATTATCCATGATTGGGATGATGAAAGAGCCATAAAAATACTCAAAAATTGTCAAGATGCAATGACACATAACAGCAAAATTTTAGTCATGGAAATGATTGTAAACGATCGAAATTTGCCATCCTCAGCTAAAATGTTAGATCTTAATATGTTAGTTATGTGTCCTGGCGGTAAAGAAAGAACAAAAGAAGAGTTTGAACAATTATTTTCTCAAGCTGGTTTAATTCTTGATCATATTATTTTTACTAACGAAGATATTTGCATATTAGAGGGAATTAAAATGTAA
- the devC gene encoding ABC transporter permease DevC has translation MKIPLAWLQLSREKIRLLIALAGIGFADILMFMQLGFKSALLNSSVRLHEKIEGDVFLISPQSDALIAMKSFSSRRLYEALGVEGVESINPIYIGFSIWKNPENKNTRQIMVVGFNPKEGVFNLSGVTENFDQLKLPDVVLFDDQSRPEFGNISQLYLQEKEVKTEIDSRQVKVGGLFTVGTTFGADGNLITSDLNFLRLFPNRNKGLIDIGVIKLEKNTDSLTVINSLKQKLNGGDVLILSREEFLNYEKNYWESSTAIGFIFTLGAGMGLVVGIVIVYQILYTDVADHLPEYATLKAMGYDNSYLLILVFQEAIILACLGFIPGFGISSFLYYQATKATGLPILMTKDLALLVFILTVIMCFLSGSIAVNKLKSADPADIF, from the coding sequence ATGAAAATACCTTTAGCTTGGTTACAATTAAGTAGAGAAAAAATCCGTTTATTAATCGCTTTAGCCGGGATTGGTTTTGCAGATATTTTAATGTTTATGCAGTTAGGATTTAAGTCTGCTTTGTTAAATAGTTCCGTTAGATTACATGAAAAAATTGAAGGAGATGTATTTTTAATTAGTCCTCAATCCGATGCTTTAATTGCCATGAAAAGTTTTTCTTCTCGTCGTTTATATGAGGCTTTGGGAGTAGAAGGAGTAGAGTCAATTAACCCTATTTATATCGGTTTTTCTATATGGAAAAATCCCGAAAATAAAAATACTCGTCAAATTATGGTAGTGGGTTTTAATCCCAAAGAAGGTGTTTTTAATTTATCGGGAGTAACAGAAAATTTTGATCAATTAAAATTGCCAGATGTGGTATTATTTGATGATCAGTCTCGTCCAGAATTTGGCAATATTTCACAACTTTATTTACAAGAAAAAGAAGTTAAAACGGAAATAGATAGCAGACAAGTAAAAGTAGGTGGATTATTCACTGTTGGAACAACTTTTGGTGCTGATGGAAACCTCATTACTAGCGATTTAAACTTTTTAAGATTATTCCCAAATCGCAATAAAGGTTTAATTGATATTGGAGTTATAAAACTGGAGAAAAATACTGATTCTTTAACAGTTATCAATAGTTTAAAACAAAAATTAAATGGTGGTGATGTGTTAATTTTATCGAGAGAAGAATTTTTGAATTATGAAAAAAACTATTGGGAAAGTAGTACTGCTATTGGCTTTATTTTTACTCTTGGTGCCGGTATGGGTTTAGTGGTGGGTATCGTCATTGTTTATCAAATTCTTTATACTGATGTGGCAGATCATTTACCCGAATATGCTACTTTAAAAGCTATGGGTTATGATAATTCTTACTTGTTAATTCTCGTTTTTCAAGAAGCAATTATTCTCGCCTGTCTTGGTTTTATTCCGGGTTTTGGTATTTCAAGTTTCCTTTATTATCAAGCAACAAAAGCTACAGGTTTACCTATTCTTATGACAAAAGATTTAGCTTTATTAGTATTTATTTTAACAGTTATTATGTGTTTTTTATCCGGTTCGATCGCTGTTAATAAATTAAAATCGGCGGATCCTGCGGATATATTTTAA
- a CDS encoding HlyD family efflux transporter periplasmic adaptor subunit encodes MGESTSFLGKNGKQITIFTSILGAVIVTATGIYIFQQSGVKTTPPPVTTQITQKSVTALGRIEPLGEIIKVAASPTMSGAKVKTLLVTQGDIVKQGDIIAITTDFETKKAELETAKQEVKVVQANLAIVQAGAKEGTIKSQESTIERLKAELNGVIATDKAKISRLKAQLSAEMTEKKANIQRLKAEVNNAQSELQRYQELAKDGVISESNLDSKQLTFDTTTQSYQEAKASYEKTITTVTEEIREAKALATQRVNTLTKEIAEGEAKLGEIREIRSVDVVQAQSQVDKAIALVKQAEIELDLTTIKAPTDGTIIEILAREGENIDNGIGVVEMANTDQMLAIAEVYESDVSKIKLGQETTIKSDNNSFKETLKGKVIEISPKIGKKDVLETDPAASVDARVVEVKIAINPEDNPIVNQLIYAQIIAEILL; translated from the coding sequence ATGGGCGAATCAACATCGTTTCTAGGAAAAAATGGCAAACAAATTACTATCTTTACTAGCATTTTAGGTGCAGTGATAGTTACAGCTACGGGAATATATATTTTTCAACAATCAGGAGTAAAAACGACTCCTCCTCCTGTCACTACACAAATAACGCAAAAATCAGTCACCGCCTTGGGTAGAATTGAACCTCTTGGAGAAATTATTAAAGTAGCGGCTTCTCCTACAATGTCTGGTGCAAAAGTTAAAACCTTATTAGTTACTCAAGGAGATATAGTAAAACAAGGGGATATTATCGCCATTACTACTGATTTTGAAACCAAAAAAGCAGAATTAGAAACGGCGAAACAAGAGGTAAAAGTTGTACAGGCTAACTTAGCTATTGTACAGGCTGGAGCAAAAGAAGGTACAATAAAATCCCAAGAATCAACGATCGAGCGGTTAAAAGCAGAATTAAATGGAGTAATAGCCACAGATAAAGCCAAAATTTCCCGTTTAAAAGCCCAATTATCCGCCGAAATGACTGAAAAAAAAGCAAATATTCAAAGATTAAAAGCGGAAGTAAATAATGCTCAATCTGAGTTACAACGTTATCAGGAATTAGCCAAAGATGGGGTGATTTCCGAGTCGAATTTAGATTCAAAACAGTTGACTTTTGACACCACAACTCAAAGTTATCAGGAAGCCAAAGCAAGTTATGAGAAAACCATTACCACCGTTACGGAGGAAATTCGAGAAGCAAAAGCATTAGCTACTCAAAGGGTAAATACCCTCACCAAAGAGATTGCCGAAGGAGAAGCAAAATTAGGGGAAATTCGGGAAATTCGATCGGTGGACGTAGTACAAGCTCAATCACAAGTAGATAAAGCGATCGCCTTAGTTAAACAAGCAGAGATAGAATTAGATTTAACCACCATTAAAGCACCTACAGACGGCACAATTATCGAGATTTTAGCAAGAGAAGGAGAAAATATTGATAACGGAATAGGAGTGGTTGAAATGGCAAATACAGATCAAATGTTAGCCATTGCAGAAGTATATGAGAGTGATGTTAGTAAAATTAAGTTAGGACAAGAAACAACCATTAAAAGTGATAATAATAGCTTTAAAGAGACTTTAAAAGGCAAAGTTATTGAAATAAGCCCAAAAATCGGAAAAAAAGACGTATTAGAGACAGATCCAGCCGCCAGTGTTGATGCACGGGTGGTAGAGGTAAAAATCGCTATTAATCCTGAAGATAATCCTATTGTTAATCAATTAATTTATGCTCAAATAATTGCCGAAATTTTATTATAG
- a CDS encoding TetR/AcrR family transcriptional regulator, producing the protein MTLTYHQQKTEAKIEQILQGALSEFLTYGYLGTSMDKIAQTAGVSKQTLYTHFGDKEGLFKALIYEVTTKKFQLVWSKSLEGKPEIVLKELAERIVNEVNDPQYLAFVHVIVTSAKTYPELGELFLENVAKPAMNILIKYFDDCADLNLADSEAIAHIFVNTLIHHILTQETLQGKKVIPIKSERIINNLIKMITNTE; encoded by the coding sequence ATGACTTTAACTTATCATCAACAAAAAACGGAAGCTAAAATAGAACAAATTTTACAAGGTGCATTATCTGAGTTTTTAACTTATGGTTATTTAGGCACAAGTATGGACAAAATTGCTCAAACTGCTGGAGTTTCTAAGCAAACTTTATATACTCATTTTGGAGATAAAGAGGGATTATTTAAGGCTTTAATTTATGAAGTGACAACTAAAAAATTTCAGTTAGTTTGGTCAAAATCCTTAGAAGGAAAGCCTGAAATTGTTTTAAAAGAATTAGCAGAAAGAATTGTTAATGAGGTTAATGATCCACAATATTTGGCTTTTGTTCATGTTATCGTTACTTCAGCTAAAACCTATCCAGAATTAGGAGAATTATTTTTGGAAAATGTGGCTAAACCTGCTATGAATATTTTGATTAAATATTTTGATGATTGTGCTGATTTAAACTTAGCAGATTCTGAAGCGATCGCCCATATTTTTGTTAATACTTTAATCCATCATATTTTAACTCAAGAAACATTACAAGGAAAAAAAGTAATTCCGATAAAATCCGAAAGAATCATCAATAATTTGATTAAAATGATCACTAATACTGAATAA
- a CDS encoding MotA/TolQ/ExbB proton channel family protein: MVQFKSNNRQELDINLITVLIGGLISTIIIYLLLLPFQESYIGILLYQRGFTQHLAIFFASIVVIITINKYLIITKEKNILKNIGIPEKISFENHKSKQLQYLHEDFARNYSMITGRLSRILNAYILSGSRKIVTELALDDSSFYLSSSESSYALPRILVWAIPLLGFIGTVLGISQAVNGFNGFLDNSAEIEQIKEGITTVTTGLAIAFDTTLLALFLSVMVMIPLVLIERMESQLLLATEIYINDHILPRLIENNHPQQSILNTDTLIKNINDAIDNKLPTKEELIQPIRDALPTPQDLINPAEIYAKEAAKKLMTEFINQLKEIQTKQVELIDSIKETNQIILKDGNLSRRNDFDKLTKYYILSLVFFALVILLSLIFK; this comes from the coding sequence ATGGTTCAATTTAAAAGTAATAATCGTCAAGAATTAGACATTAACTTGATTACTGTTTTGATTGGAGGGTTAATATCAACAATTATTATTTATCTTCTTCTTTTACCCTTTCAAGAATCTTATATAGGAATCTTATTATATCAAAGAGGTTTTACTCAACATTTAGCGATATTTTTTGCTTCTATCGTAGTAATAATTACTATTAATAAATATCTGATAATTACTAAAGAAAAAAACATTTTAAAAAATATAGGAATTCCAGAAAAAATTTCTTTTGAAAATCATAAATCTAAGCAATTACAATATCTCCACGAAGATTTTGCTCGAAATTATAGCATGATTACAGGTAGATTAAGCAGAATTTTAAATGCTTATATTCTCTCAGGAAGTCGCAAAATTGTCACGGAATTAGCTTTAGATGATAGTTCATTTTATCTTAGTTCTTCCGAATCTTCCTACGCCCTGCCAAGAATTTTAGTTTGGGCAATTCCCCTGTTAGGATTTATTGGTACAGTATTAGGTATTAGTCAGGCTGTCAATGGTTTTAATGGTTTTCTTGACAACTCCGCCGAAATAGAACAAATTAAAGAAGGTATTACTACTGTAACTACTGGGTTGGCGATTGCTTTTGACACTACTTTATTAGCACTTTTTTTAAGCGTTATGGTAATGATTCCTTTAGTATTAATAGAGAGAATGGAATCACAGTTATTATTGGCAACAGAAATTTATATTAATGATCATATTTTACCTCGTTTAATAGAGAATAATCACCCTCAACAATCCATATTAAATACTGATACTTTAATAAAAAATATTAATGATGCCATTGATAATAAATTACCTACAAAAGAAGAGCTCATTCAGCCCATAAGAGATGCTTTACCTACTCCTCAAGATTTAATTAACCCAGCTGAAATTTATGCTAAAGAAGCAGCAAAAAAGTTAATGACTGAATTTATTAATCAATTAAAAGAAATTCAAACTAAACAAGTAGAATTAATTGATAGTATTAAAGAAACAAATCAAATAATTTTAAAAGATGGTAATTTATCTCGAAGAAATGATTTTGATAAATTAACAAAATACTATATACTTTCTCTTGTTTTCTTTGCTTTAGTTATACTTTTATCTCTGATTTTCAAATAA
- a CDS encoding class I SAM-dependent methyltransferase, with translation MATFLRPLSYKYQWLYDTIAKLAAIPVGGETKFRQLALQNLQITSNTKILDLCCGAGQTTKFLVAYSQQVTGLDISSIALEKAKKNVPQAKFVEGFAQKMPFSDNYFDIVHSSVALHEMTTAELEEIFQEAYRVLKPQGIFTFIDLHKPQNLLFIPGLTLFMWLFETETAWQLLKTDLANKLSDTGFSILKNQFYAGGSLQVIQSKKLKKN, from the coding sequence ATGGCAACATTTCTGCGTCCTCTAAGTTATAAATATCAATGGTTATACGATACTATTGCCAAATTGGCAGCAATTCCCGTTGGTGGTGAAACAAAATTTCGACAACTAGCACTTCAAAATTTACAAATTACCTCCAATACTAAAATACTAGATTTATGTTGTGGAGCAGGACAAACTACCAAATTTTTAGTCGCCTATTCTCAACAAGTTACAGGATTAGATATATCAAGTATTGCCCTCGAAAAAGCAAAAAAAAATGTTCCTCAAGCAAAATTTGTAGAAGGATTCGCACAAAAAATGCCGTTTTCTGACAATTATTTTGATATTGTTCATAGTAGCGTCGCTTTACATGAGATGACGACAGCAGAGTTAGAGGAGATTTTTCAAGAAGCCTATCGAGTCTTAAAACCTCAAGGTATTTTTACCTTCATTGACTTACATAAACCACAAAATTTATTATTTATACCCGGATTAACTTTATTTATGTGGTTATTTGAAACAGAAACGGCATGGCAATTATTAAAAACTGATTTAGCAAATAAACTTTCTGATACCGGTTTTTCTATCCTAAAAAATCAATTTTATGCTGGAGGAAGTTTACAAGTTATTCAATCAAAAAAACTTAAAAAAAACTGA
- the menD gene encoding 2-succinyl-5-enolpyruvyl-6-hydroxy-3-cyclohexene-1-carboxylic-acid synthase, which yields MFLDFRNINTIWSSVIVETLAKLGLKNAVISPGSRSTPLTLAFAQNSLINTIPILDERSAGFFALGLTKKNNYPTVLVCTSGTAGANFYPAIIEAKYSNIPLIILTADRPPELRNCHAGQTINQVNLYGNYPNWHTELSLPSLDLDRLFYLRQNIIYGWEKSYFSSRGVVHINIPFREPLAPVCELNISQENQSFIYQQLFNNFIFNNHSFSHYNLDLNDHIKRWQKYNKGIIIAGVDSSDNSLLYCQSIELLSNILNFPILGEALSPIRNNNQNNNHLIINYDAILRNSEYARQLIPEIVILFGEYPTSKILREWLNKHKITTYILTSHDDNLDALHSNSIHIRINPENIIQHFTVQTEKKVSDYINKWISIDEKITLKINNIMERNDEIFEAKISWMLSKYLPLKTPIFIANSMSVRYAEFFWQKNNLQRQIYFNRGTNGIDGTLSSALGIAYQNKPTILLTGDLALLHDTNGFLINQYFEGSLTIILVNNNGGGIFEMLPIADNNNLFEKYFATPQLVDFSNLTQTYNIDYKLISNWQQLQKLLTNLPTKGINIWEIKTNRKNDTLWLKENLNYLSLKLD from the coding sequence ATGTTTTTAGATTTTCGTAATATTAACACTATTTGGAGTTCTGTAATAGTAGAAACTTTAGCTAAATTAGGCTTAAAAAATGCTGTTATTAGTCCAGGTTCTCGATCGACTCCTTTAACTCTTGCATTTGCTCAAAATTCTCTCATTAATACCATCCCAATTTTAGATGAAAGATCTGCCGGTTTTTTTGCTTTAGGATTAACGAAAAAAAATAATTATCCTACTGTCTTAGTTTGCACTTCTGGCACGGCTGGAGCTAATTTTTATCCAGCAATTATCGAGGCTAAATATAGTAATATACCTTTAATTATTTTAACCGCCGATCGACCTCCTGAATTAAGAAATTGTCATGCTGGACAAACTATAAATCAAGTTAATTTATATGGTAATTATCCTAATTGGCATACAGAATTATCCTTACCTTCTCTCGATTTAGATAGATTATTTTATTTAAGGCAAAACATTATCTATGGATGGGAAAAATCTTATTTTTCGTCTAGGGGAGTTGTTCATATTAATATACCATTTAGAGAACCTCTTGCTCCTGTTTGTGAATTAAATATTAGTCAAGAAAATCAAAGTTTTATTTATCAACAATTATTTAATAATTTTATCTTTAATAATCATAGTTTTTCTCACTATAATCTAGATCTAAATGACCATATCAAACGTTGGCAAAAATACAATAAAGGCATTATTATTGCAGGTGTTGATTCTTCGGATAATTCTTTATTATACTGCCAGTCGATCGAGCTGTTATCAAATATATTAAACTTTCCTATTTTAGGAGAGGCTTTATCTCCGATAAGAAATAATAATCAAAATAATAACCATTTAATTATTAACTATGATGCTATTTTAAGAAATTCTGAATATGCACGTCAATTAATCCCTGAGATTGTTATTTTATTTGGTGAATATCCTACGAGTAAAATTTTAAGAGAATGGTTAAACAAACACAAAATTACAACCTATATTCTTACTTCTCATGATGATAATTTAGATGCGCTGCATAGTAATTCTATTCACATCAGAATTAATCCAGAAAATATTATTCAACATTTTACTGTACAGACAGAGAAAAAAGTCTCAGATTATATCAATAAATGGATTTCGATCGATGAAAAAATAACCCTTAAAATTAATAATATTATGGAAAGAAATGATGAAATATTTGAAGCAAAAATATCATGGATGTTATCAAAATATCTTCCATTAAAAACTCCTATTTTCATTGCTAATAGTATGTCGGTGAGATATGCAGAATTCTTTTGGCAAAAAAACAATCTTCAAAGACAAATTTATTTTAATCGTGGTACAAATGGAATTGATGGTACTTTGTCCAGTGCTTTAGGTATTGCTTATCAAAATAAACCTACCATTTTATTAACAGGAGATTTAGCTCTTTTGCATGATACTAATGGGTTTTTAATCAATCAATATTTTGAGGGAAGTTTAACAATTATTTTGGTCAATAATAATGGTGGTGGAATTTTTGAAATGTTACCGATCGCTGACAATAATAACCTCTTTGAAAAGTATTTTGCTACCCCTCAATTAGTAGATTTCTCTAACTTAACTCAAACCTATAATATAGATTATAAACTAATAAGTAATTGGCAACAATTACAAAAACTATTAACAAATTTACCGACAAAAGGCATCAATATTTGGGAAATCAAAACTAATCGAAAAAATGATACATTATGGTTAAAAGAAAATCTTAATTATCTAAGTTTAAAATTAGATTGA
- the rpsB gene encoding 30S ribosomal protein S2, which translates to MSVVTLKELLDSGVHFGHQTRRWNPKMAPYIYTARNGVHIIDLVQTAQLMDEAYNYVKKAAESGKKVLFVGTKRQAAGIIAQEATRCGAFYINQRWLGGMLTNWETIKSRVARLKDLEELEESGALDRRPKKEASVLRRELSKLQKYLGGIKDMRRVPDIVVIIDIRREHNAIKECEKLNLPVVSMLDTNCNPELVDFPIPANDDAIRSIKLIIGKLADAIYEGRYGKAVAEGRFDEFEESLASGEPDYDEDYEDEEYDEDGDSGEEE; encoded by the coding sequence ATGTCAGTAGTTACTTTAAAAGAACTATTAGATTCTGGTGTACACTTTGGCCATCAGACTCGTCGTTGGAATCCTAAAATGGCACCCTACATCTACACCGCTAGAAATGGGGTACACATCATTGATTTAGTGCAAACCGCACAATTAATGGATGAAGCCTACAACTATGTCAAAAAAGCGGCCGAAAGTGGCAAAAAAGTTCTTTTTGTTGGTACTAAACGTCAAGCGGCGGGTATCATAGCCCAAGAAGCCACTCGTTGTGGTGCATTCTATATTAATCAACGTTGGTTAGGTGGTATGCTAACTAACTGGGAAACGATTAAGTCCAGAGTCGCACGTCTTAAAGATTTAGAAGAATTAGAAGAAAGTGGCGCTTTAGACAGAAGGCCAAAAAAAGAAGCCTCTGTTTTACGTCGTGAGTTGAGTAAACTACAAAAATATCTTGGCGGTATCAAAGATATGCGTCGTGTTCCTGATATTGTGGTAATTATTGACATTCGCAGAGAACATAATGCGATCAAAGAGTGTGAAAAACTTAACTTACCTGTTGTATCAATGTTAGATACTAACTGTAATCCCGAATTAGTAGATTTTCCTATTCCTGCTAATGATGACGCAATTCGATCGATTAAACTAATTATTGGTAAATTAGCTGATGCTATTTATGAAGGGCGTTATGGTAAGGCTGTTGCAGAAGGCAGATTCGACGAATTTGAAGAATCTTTAGCTAGTGGTGAACCTGACTACGATGAAGATTACGAAGATGAAGAATATGACGAAGATGGTGATAGTGGCGAAGAAGAGTAA
- the tsf gene encoding translation elongation factor Ts: protein MAEITAKLVKELRDKTNAGMMDCKKALVENDGDIAKSIEWLRQKGITSAEKKAGRVAAEGIVESYIHTGGRIGVIVEVNCETDFVARREDFQALAKNIAMQIAACPNVEYIKIADIPQDIVVKEKEIEMGRDDLGNKPANIKEKIVEGRIQKRLGEMCLLSQPYIRDQGITVEELITQQVAKIGENIQVRRFTRFVLGEGIEKEETNFAEEVAAQAGLK from the coding sequence ATGGCAGAAATTACAGCTAAATTAGTAAAAGAACTTAGAGATAAGACTAACGCAGGAATGATGGATTGCAAAAAAGCCCTCGTGGAAAATGATGGTGACATTGCAAAATCCATTGAATGGTTACGTCAAAAAGGTATCACCTCTGCCGAGAAAAAAGCCGGTAGAGTAGCTGCTGAAGGTATTGTGGAAAGTTATATTCATACTGGTGGTAGAATCGGTGTTATCGTAGAAGTTAACTGCGAAACTGATTTTGTTGCCCGTCGTGAAGATTTCCAAGCCTTAGCGAAAAATATCGCTATGCAGATTGCGGCTTGTCCTAATGTCGAATATATTAAAATTGCGGATATTCCTCAAGACATCGTTGTCAAAGAAAAAGAAATTGAAATGGGTAGAGATGACTTAGGCAATAAACCTGCTAATATCAAAGAGAAAATTGTTGAGGGTAGAATCCAAAAACGTTTAGGGGAAATGTGTTTACTCAGTCAGCCCTATATTCGTGATCAAGGTATTACCGTGGAAGAATTAATTACTCAACAAGTGGCTAAAATTGGTGAAAATATCCAAGTACGTCGTTTTACCCGTTTTGTTTTAGGGGAAGGCATCGAAAAAGAAGAAACCAATTTTGCGGAAGAAGTAGCGGCACAAGCAGGGTTAAAATAA
- the pth gene encoding aminoacyl-tRNA hydrolase encodes MNEKNIVIPDVIIGLGNPEQKYDRTRHNIGFEIVDYLALKWGFIWQKNTKFNALICEGIAPNRRKIRLVKPLTYMNRSGQSVRAVLDWYKLTADSILVVYDDMDLPFGRIRLRLSGSAGGHNGMKSIISHVGGQKFPRFRIGIGKSEGKEETIGHVLGKFSTTETKVIDQLKILTHDAINVCLKDGVEKAMSLYNQKFISIDL; translated from the coding sequence ATGAATGAAAAAAATATAGTTATTCCAGATGTTATCATTGGCTTGGGAAACCCTGAACAAAAGTACGATCGAACTCGTCATAATATTGGTTTTGAAATAGTAGATTATTTAGCACTAAAATGGGGTTTTATTTGGCAAAAAAATACTAAATTTAATGCTCTAATTTGTGAAGGAATAGCACCAAATCGTCGTAAAATTAGGTTAGTAAAACCTTTAACTTATATGAATCGATCGGGGCAATCTGTAAGAGCCGTGTTAGACTGGTATAAATTAACCGCAGACTCAATTTTAGTGGTGTATGATGACATGGATTTACCTTTCGGGAGAATTAGATTAAGGCTATCTGGTTCAGCAGGAGGACATAATGGGATGAAATCGATTATTTCTCATGTGGGAGGGCAAAAATTCCCCCGTTTTCGCATCGGTATCGGTAAATCAGAGGGAAAAGAAGAAACTATTGGTCATGTTTTGGGTAAGTTTTCCACCACAGAAACTAAAGTAATTGATCAATTAAAAATATTAACCCACGATGCTATTAATGTCTGTTTAAAAGATGGTGTCGAAAAAGCTATGAGCCTTTATAATCAAAAATTTATTTCAATAGACTTATAG